One region of Rhodophyticola sp. CCM32 genomic DNA includes:
- a CDS encoding ABC transporter permease translates to MIRFIIRRLCVMALSAFCLSLIIFLITNLEPNLRNLAITQTNMRADEAALESWLEKNGYRENTFIRYGMWLGIVAKQPIIDEEAGLPISRFGYCDEVTEPRFSGVLQGDWGCSTKFNQNVSERLGPALISTGILMFWVMIVMVPLALTMGVLSGMREGSRLDRVLSVISIIGTATPEYVSGVVFTVVFASWLGVLNGSAATATSSGVTFHNFTLPVMTMVFFGMGYIARMTRASMAEVMTQQYIRTARLKGVSFTSIVLKHALRNALVTPFTIVMLQFPWLLNGVVIVEVIFRYQGFGYVLVEGATNNDIDLLLACGTISVVLVLTTQLISDIGYVFLNPRIRVS, encoded by the coding sequence ATGATACGATTCATCATCAGGCGGCTGTGCGTAATGGCGCTATCAGCATTTTGCCTGTCGTTGATTATTTTCCTGATCACCAATCTGGAGCCAAACCTGCGCAATCTGGCAATTACTCAGACCAACATGCGCGCAGATGAAGCCGCCCTGGAAAGTTGGCTGGAAAAAAACGGGTATCGGGAAAATACTTTCATCCGCTACGGTATGTGGCTGGGGATCGTTGCAAAACAACCGATAATTGACGAGGAGGCGGGCCTGCCCATATCCCGCTTCGGGTATTGCGACGAAGTTACCGAGCCACGGTTTTCTGGTGTGCTGCAGGGCGACTGGGGTTGTTCAACAAAATTCAACCAGAATGTCAGCGAAAGACTTGGGCCAGCGCTGATTTCCACCGGTATTCTGATGTTCTGGGTGATGATTGTCATGGTGCCGTTGGCGCTCACCATGGGGGTGCTGTCTGGGATGCGTGAAGGCTCCCGTCTGGATCGGGTCTTGTCGGTTATTTCCATTATCGGCACTGCCACACCCGAATATGTTTCCGGCGTGGTCTTTACGGTTGTGTTTGCATCCTGGCTTGGGGTGTTGAACGGGTCGGCTGCCACAGCGACATCCAGTGGCGTAACGTTTCACAATTTCACCTTGCCGGTGATGACGATGGTGTTTTTCGGGATGGGTTATATTGCCCGTATGACACGTGCGTCGATGGCAGAGGTGATGACCCAGCAATATATTCGCACAGCAAGACTGAAGGGCGTCAGTTTTACCTCCATTGTCCTGAAGCATGCGCTGCGCAATGCCTTGGTCACACCGTTTACCATCGTCATGTTACAATTTCCGTGGCTGTTGAATGGCGTCGTCATCGTTGAAGTCATTTTCCGGTATCAAGGTTTCGGATATGTTTTGGTCGAAGGCGCTACCAATAATGACATTGACCTGCTCCTGGCCTGTGGAACGATCTCGGTTGTCCTGGTTCTGACCACGCAACTCATCTCGGACATTGGGTATGTGTTCCTGAACCCACGTATCAGGGTGAGTTAG
- a CDS encoding ABC transporter permease translates to MNTALVFEILFGITARLWPALIALLGIAVVSVTLRDRLGAYGRLWTHGSGTVGLVLVLIWVLIAVFASQIAAFDPLQQYLVMQNRPPGAIEPETGEMFLLGADRLARDVFSRIVYGSQFVLSIAPTASALALVTGLLLGLPAGYHGGKIDTALSFLANLILAFPVILIFYLLVSPGVSASNLPRALGGIILFFPLVFIVILLFTRFSTRPLVALGYVGLSIVIGLWLFVGFVFDVDPTGLISISPGVLNIFVAVVLVACPGLFRVVRGLTLDVCSRDYVAAAQTRGESSWYIMLWEILPNVRGPLIVDFCLRIGFTTILLGTLGFFGLGLEPESPDWGTSIKDGSALLRLFVWPALFPALALMSLVLGLNLLADAIREISLED, encoded by the coding sequence ATGAACACCGCTCTGGTCTTTGAAATCCTCTTTGGCATCACCGCCAGACTTTGGCCTGCGCTGATTGCTTTGCTGGGCATTGCGGTTGTCAGCGTTACCCTGCGAGACCGGCTTGGAGCATATGGCCGTCTTTGGACGCATGGTTCAGGCACGGTTGGGCTTGTCCTGGTCCTTATATGGGTGCTGATCGCGGTTTTTGCGTCCCAAATCGCCGCGTTTGACCCCCTTCAACAGTATCTCGTGATGCAAAATCGACCGCCAGGGGCGATTGAGCCAGAGACAGGTGAGATGTTTCTGCTTGGCGCTGACCGTTTGGCGCGGGATGTCTTCAGCAGGATTGTCTATGGCAGCCAATTTGTTCTTTCTATTGCGCCGACAGCAAGCGCTCTGGCGCTTGTCACCGGTTTGCTTCTCGGTTTGCCTGCCGGATATCATGGCGGAAAGATCGACACAGCGCTGTCGTTTCTTGCCAATCTGATTTTGGCGTTTCCGGTCATTCTGATTTTCTATCTTCTGGTCTCTCCAGGCGTCAGCGCTTCAAACCTGCCAAGAGCTCTGGGAGGGATTATTCTGTTTTTCCCTCTGGTTTTTATCGTGATACTGCTTTTCACCAGATTTTCGACACGTCCTTTGGTTGCATTGGGCTATGTGGGTTTATCCATTGTGATTGGTCTCTGGCTGTTTGTCGGATTTGTCTTTGATGTGGATCCGACCGGTCTGATATCGATTTCTCCCGGCGTCCTGAATATTTTCGTTGCCGTCGTTCTGGTCGCCTGTCCGGGATTGTTCCGGGTTGTGCGTGGTTTGACGCTGGATGTGTGCTCAAGGGATTATGTCGCTGCGGCCCAGACACGCGGAGAGTCATCCTGGTACATCATGTTGTGGGAGATACTGCCGAACGTACGCGGCCCGCTGATCGTCGACTTTTGTCTGCGCATTGGCTTCACAACGATCCTTCTCGGCACGCTGGGGTTCTTTGGACTGGGCCTGGAGCCGGAAAGCCCTGACTGGGGGACCTCGATCAAGGACGGAAGTGCATTATTGCGCCTTTTTGTCTGGCCCGCGCTGTTTCCTGCGCTGGCGCTCATGTCCCTTGTCCTGGGATTGAACCTGCTGGCGGACGCAATCCGAGAGATATCGCTTGAAGACTAG